A region from the Medicago truncatula cultivar Jemalong A17 chromosome 6, MtrunA17r5.0-ANR, whole genome shotgun sequence genome encodes:
- the LOC120576077 gene encoding uncharacterized protein, with translation MENFNVDINDSPNASSAGSSDLSQEAFFELCVVGKLLTDKPVRFQFMQERLSKLWCPGQGVTIEQVEDNKFIFQFYHQWDMERILQEGPWTFDGFLLVLKKVNIGEAIADTVLDEVEIWAQTCMVFEKEDGNAVNLSFKYEKLGVFCYCCGILGHTNQYCPKRLEPDFVDGVQLWGKFLNPSNRSVGGGVTVNKWLRGGRMAGRGGRTDEGRGTGNSNGVADVNASPFNVVVMGPSSEHALFGRVKIIRGRGFTFHKLVTSVIGPNGGGEGQWVPFNLNNTDIHNQVTIRRLVNGMAAANARGASASSLNTNANPTHQQTTLMLTRNTGDFGQTSEPGWVVCASKKKPVMTRHIAAGPLVIRDGPRDLQAVQTQNTQCDGKGKAKEAFGPAIKKRIRPSTTQVDNVSMVAVLEQEASDMVLDYVNEGSAAEVNSSGGLVLYWNSSVNCSISNYSNNHIDAEITDINKGDFNDILSPHEKKGNNERANWLINGFRNAVCDSGLADVHTEGYLYTWFKSLGTTRAVEERLDRALATESWQIHYPHAVLENLPAPSSDHYAIMLSCEPISNNRRVLPRFKFENAWLADPEFSSFVTDKWSSYGVCPIVDKLEYCASDLTDWSRNNFHNLKREINTCRQKIDRMKSQVDSDNIHQFNELRSRMTQLLIQEDAFWRQRAKTLWLRDGDLNTKFFHAAASSRRKINKIHSLLDTDNNRITDENQLCDVARNYFVDLFQEQISDTEPVIEAIEASISIEDNNNLLAPFVVSEFKEALFSMKADKCPGPDGFNPGFFQKFWPSCGEELFHQCCQWLDTGSFPPTLDATTIALIPKGKSQTSMKDWRPIALCNVIYKVVAKVLANRLKVVLNKCISDSQSAFVPGRSILDNAMAAIEIIHYMKSKVKGTLGDVALKLDISKAYDIIDWSYLKRVMIKMGFSDRWINWIMMCIETVDYSVLVNGNIAGPIISGRGLRQGDPLSPYLFIICAEGLSALIRKAEARGDINGVKICTREPIVSHLLFADDCFLFSCANTNQGEKMKHILEVYEKASGQAVNLQKSEIFCSRNVSTVDHNSIANILGVQAVLGTGKYLGLPSMIGRSKKATFNFIKDRVWKKINSWSSKCLSKAGREVLIKFVLQSIPTYFMSLFTLPSSLCDEIEKMMNSFWWGHSGAQNKGIHWMSWDRLSMHKKDGGMGFKSLGTFNLAMLGKQGWRIMTNPQTLIARMYKARYFPHSNFFEASLGHKPSFVWRSICNAKFILRAGSRWKIGDGSSIPIWNNNWLVGNGYLTLQNHGSKPFDNLKVSDCITPEAKAWNVPFLLSIFDQHIVNQVMNTPLYPSVHDDRLVWTKENNGEYSVRSAYKMCMQELLDVNHFKAQGRWDLIWKLKIPPKVKNFIWCVCRNTLPTRLRLKDKGVNCDLTCALCNMVEEDSFHLFFRCPGSCNIWSMCDFFSTVNNVINQGQDSASVIFQLLQVLNGDEAALFCCILWSIWKQRNNKVWNDVIEAQVAVLERAKVLLQDWRAAKSYQQHSSRIQNTVDTSKWKKPVVGRYKCNIDASFSKHLNKVGIGICIRDDTGTFVLAKTEWFSPICEVRIGEALGLLSALEWVHELNLGPMDFEMDAKKVVDNFLSTNHDATEFGNIIQNCQSLFRNYYENSKVEFVRRQANEAAHALAKAATLSASF, from the exons ATGGAAAATTTCAATGTTGATATTAATGATTCACCAAATGCTTCCTCAGCTGGATCCTCTGATTTGTCACAAGAGGCTTTCTTTGAGCTGTGCGTTGTTGGGAAGCTGTTGACGGACAAGCCAGTGCGGTTCCAATTCATGCAGGAGAGGCTCTCAAAACTTTGGTGTCCTGGCCAAGGTGTTACCATTGAACAGGTTGAAGACAACAAGTTCATATTCCAATTTTACCACCAATGGGATATGGAAAGAATCCTACAAGAAGGGCCATGGACGTTTGATGGCTTTCTGCTAGTGCTTAAGAAGGTCAACATTGGCGAAGCTATTGCTGACACAGTCCTAGATGAGGTTGAAATATGGGCTCAG ACATGTATGGTGTTCGAGAAAGAAGACGGTAATGCTGTCAATCTGTCATTTAAATATGAGAAACTTGGTGTATTTTGTTATTGCTGTGGTATCTTGGGACATACTAATCAATATTGTCCTAAGAGACTAGAACCTGATTTTGTGGATGGTGTGCAACTTTGGGGCAAGTTCTTGAATCCGAGTAATCGTTCTGTTGGCGGAGGCGTAACTGTGAATAAATGGTTGCGTGGTGGTAGGATGGCTGGTCGTGGTGGTCGTACTGATGAAGGAAGAGGTACTGGTAATAGTAATGGCGTTGCTGATGTTAATGCAAGTCCTTTCAATGTGGTGGTGATGGGCCCTTCCAGCGAGCATGCCCTGTTTGGAAGAGTTAAAATCATACGTGGTAGGGGCTTTACTTTTCACAAGTTAGTCACAAGTGTTATTGGCCCTAATGGGGGAGGTGAAGGTCAATGGGTTCCTTTTAATCTGAACAATACAGACATTCACAACCAAGTCACTATCAGAAGGCTAGTTAATGGTATGGCTGCTGCTAATGCTAGAGGCGCTTCTGCAAGTTCTCTAAATACTAATGCTAACCCAACACATCAGCAAACAACTCTCATGCTAACAAGGAATACAGGTGATTTTGGACAAACTTCTGAACCAGGGTGGGTGGTGTGCGCAAGTAAGAAGAAGCCGGTAATGACAAGACATATTGCTGCTGGACCATTGGTGATAAGGGACGGTCCTCGTGATTTACAGGCTGTGCAGACACAAAACACACAATGTGATGGTAAAGGTAAAGCAAAAGAAGCATTTGGCCCTGCTATAAAAAAGAGAATTCGGCCAAGTACAACTCAGGTAGATAATGTAAGTATGGTGGCTGTACTTGAACAGGAAGCAAGTGATATGGTGCTGGACTATGTGAATGAAGGTAGTGCTGCTGAAGTGAACTCT AGTGGTGGTCTTGTTTTGTACTGGAATTCGTCGGTTAACTGCTCAATTTCTAATTACTCTAATAATCACATTGATGCTGAGATAACAGATATTAATAAGG GGGACTTCAATGATATTCTTTCTCCTCATGAAAAGAAGGGTAATAATGAAAGGGCGAATTGGCTTATCAATGGTTTTAGAAATGCTGTTTGTGATTCTGGGCTGGCTGATGTACATACAGAAGGTTATCTTTATACATGGTTTAAAAGTCTTGGCACCACCAGAGCTGTTGAGGAACGTCTTGACCGTGCTCTTGCTACTGAGAGTTGGCAGATTCACTACCCTCATGCAGTTCTAGAGAATCTGCCAGCACCTTCTTCAGATCACTACGCTATTATGCTCTCATGTGAGCCGATATCCAATAACAGAAGAGTGTTGCCTCGGTTCAAATTTGAGAATGCCTGGTTAGCTGATCCCGAATTTAGCAGTTTTGTCACTGATAAGTGGAGTTCCTATGGAGTTTGCCCGATTGTTGATAAGTTAGAATATTGCGCTTCTGATCTCACAGATTGGAGCAGaaacaattttcataatttgAAGCGTGAAATCAATACTTGTCGACAGAAAATTGATAGAATGAAGAGTCAGGTTGATAGTGATAATATTCATCAGTTTAATGAGTTGAGGAGTCGTATGACTCAGCTGTTAATTCAAGAGGATGCTTTTTGGCGTCAAAGAGCAAAGACTCTTTGGTTACGGGATGGAGACCTTAATACTAAGTTCTTCCATGCTGCGGCTTCTTCAAGacgaaaaattaacaaaattcatTCGTTGTTGGATACAGATAACAACAGGATTACTGATGAAAATCAATTGTGTGATGTTGCTCGAAATTATTTTGTTGACTTGTTTCAAGAACAGATTAGTGACACCGAGCCGGTCATTGAGGCTATTGAAGCTTCAATTTCCATTGAAGATAACAATAACCTCTTAGCCCCTTTTGTTGTTTCTGAATTTAAAGAAGCTCTTTTTTCCATGAAGGCAGATAAGTGTCCGGGGCCAGACGGATTCAATCCgggttttttccaaaaattttggCCATCTTGTGGCGAAGAATTATTCCACCAGTGTTGTCAATGGTTAGATACAGGTAGTTTCCCTCCAACTCTCGATGCGACCACCATAGCTCTTATTCCGAAGGGTAAGTCTCAAACTTCTATGAAAGACTGGAGACCTATAGCCTTATGCAATGTGATTTATAAGGTGGTAGCGAAAGTGTTAGCAAATCGACTcaaagttgttttaaataagtGCATTTCTGATAGTCAATCTGCATTTGTTCCGGGTCGATCTATCCTAGATAATGCTATGGCAGCCATAGAGATCATTCATTATATGAAGTCGAAAGTCAAAGGTACATTGGGAGATGTTGCTCTTAAGCTTGACATAAGTAAAGCGTATGACATAATTGATTGGAGTTATCTGAAAAGGGTTATGataaaaatgggtttttctGATAGATGGATAAATTGGATTATGATGTGCATCGAAACTGTTGATTATTCTGTTCTTGTCAACGGTAATATTGCTGGTCCGATTATATCAGGTAGAGGGTTGAGACAAGGTGACCCtctttcaccttatctctttaTCATATGTGCAGAAGGGTTATCAGCTCTCATCAGGAAGGCAGAGGCTAGAGGAGATATTAATGGGGTAAAGATTTGTACAAGGGAACCAATTGTTTCCCATTTACTGTTCGCGGATGATTGCTTCTTATTCTCTTGTGCAAACACTAATCAAGGCGAGAAAATGAAGCATATTTTGGAAGTTTACGAAAAAGCATCAGGTCAAGCAGTTAACCTACAAAAATCAGAAATCTTTTGCAGCAGAAATGTTTCGACCGTGGATCATAATAGTATAGCTAATATTCTTGGAGTTCAAGCTGTATTGGGCACTGGTAAGTATCTTGGTCTGCCATCTATGATAGGAAGAAGCAAGAAAGCaacttttaatttcattaagGATAGGGTGTGGAAGAAGATTAACTCATGGAGCAGTAAATGCCTCTCCAAAGCAGGTCGAgaagttttaattaaatttgtccTTCAGTCTATTCCCACATACTTTATGAGTCTATTTACTTTACCGTCATCTCTTTGTGATGAGATTGAAAAGATGATGAATTCATTCTGGTGGGGTCATTCAGGAGCTCAAAATAAAGGTATCCATTGGATGTCATGGGACAGGTTATCTATGCACAAAAAAGATGGAGGCATGGGATTCAAGAGTTTAGGGACTTTTAATCTTGCTATGCTTGGTAAGCAGGGGTGGAGAATTATGACCAACCCTCAAACGCTTATAGCTAGAATGTACAAAGCAAGATATTTTCCgcatagtaatttttttgaagctTCATTGGGGCATAAACCAAGTTTTGTTTGGAGAAGTATTTGTAATGCTAAATTTATCCTTAGAGCGGGAAGCAGATGGAAGATAGGTGATGGGTCCTCAATTCCAATTTGGAATAATAACTGGCTTGTTGGTAATGGATACCTTACACTTCAAAATCACGGTTCAAAACCTTTTGATAATCTCAAAGTTTCGGATTGTATTACTCCGGAAGCTAAAGCTTGGAATGTTCCTTTCTTACTTTCTATTTTTGATCAACATATAGTGAATCAGGTGATGAATACGCCTTTGTATCCCTCAGTTCATGATGATAGACTTGTTTGGACGAAGGAAAATAATGGTGAGTATTCTGTTAGAAGTGCATATAAAATGTGTATGCAAGAATTACTTGATGTCAATCATTTTAAGGCACAAGGACGTTGGGATCTGATCTGGAAGCTTAAAATTCCTCCCAAGGTGAAGAACTTCATATGGTGTGTTTGTCGCAACACTTTACCAACACGTTTACGCCTTAAAGACAAAGGGGTTAATTGTGATCTGACTTGTGCTTTATGCAATATGGTGGAGGAAGACAGTTTTCACCTTTTCTTTCGTTGCCCTGGTAGCTGCAATATTTGGAGCATGTGTGATTTCTTTAGTACTGTGAATAATGTGATAAATCAAGGTCAGGATAGTGCAAGTGTTATTTTCCAATTGTTGCAGGTGTTAAATGGTGATGAGGCAGCGCTGTTCTGCTGCATTCTTTGGAGTATTTGGAAGCAACGGAACAACAAGGTCTGGAATGATGTGATTGAAGCGCAGGTTGCTGTTCTGGAACGTGCAAAAGTACTTTTACAAGACTGGAGAGCAGCTAAATCCTACCAGCAACATTCTTCAAGGATACAAAATACTGTCGATACTTCAAAGTGGAAGAAACCAGTTGTAGGTCGATATAAATGTAATATCGACGCCTCTTTCTCTAAGCACTTAAACAAGGTTGGTATAGGAATATGTATAAGAGATGACACAGGTACGTTTGTCTTAGCTAAAACTGAATGGTTTAGTCCGATATGTGAAGTTCGTATAGGAGAAGCTCTTGGTTTATTATCTGCTCTAGAATGGGTTCACGAGCTTAATCTTGGTCCTATGGATTTTGAGATGGATGCGAAAAAGGTTGTTGATAATTTCTTATCGACAAATCATGATGCAACTGAGTTCGGAAATATCATTCAAAATTGTCAATCTCTTTTTAGGAATTATTATGAAAACTCTAAGGTTGAGTTTGTGCGGAGACAAGCAAATGAGGCAGCTCATGCTTTAGCTAAGGCGGCTACATTGTCAGCTAGTTTCTAG